The following proteins are co-located in the Spirosoma montaniterrae genome:
- the porV gene encoding type IX secretion system outer membrane channel protein PorV, translating to MKRNFSRVLLGVISFFPLAVLAQSTPPSSVTALNGQALTLRVPTSSVPFLNFTPDARSGALGDAGVALGDADANALFWNPSKLVFAKQDKGLAISYTPWLRELIGDMYYTYLGGYTKVGKNSVVGASMMYFDLGTVDFTTATGVQAGSFNSREYAFTGSFVQRLSQNFSLGVNLKYLNSNLASGSSSPGLQPGSTAAADISAFYQNEVRDRSTGRGLGWAFGGMISNLGGRINYGGIDRYFIPTNLRLGTALTYYTDQYNKFNFLVDVNKLMVPTPNLQVVNGQLTNVNNNKNYFSSVFGSFADAPGGLSEELKEFTISTGIEYWYNEQFAARVGYFHESADKGGRKYLTTGVGLRLQQKFGVDFSYLLPVRQGNPLAQTFRISLLINLNSANRIFSEDDVSEE from the coding sequence ATGAAGCGCAATTTTTCCCGTGTTCTTCTCGGTGTAATCAGTTTCTTCCCACTCGCCGTTCTCGCACAAAGCACTCCTCCATCCAGTGTGACTGCCCTCAATGGTCAGGCACTCACGCTGCGTGTACCCACTTCGTCGGTGCCCTTTCTGAATTTTACGCCCGATGCGCGTTCGGGGGCACTGGGTGATGCGGGCGTAGCCCTGGGCGATGCCGATGCCAACGCGCTGTTCTGGAACCCATCGAAGTTAGTATTTGCCAAACAGGATAAAGGGTTGGCTATTTCCTATACCCCCTGGCTGCGCGAACTGATCGGTGATATGTATTATACGTATCTGGGAGGGTATACCAAAGTAGGTAAAAACTCGGTTGTAGGTGCATCGATGATGTATTTCGACCTGGGGACGGTCGACTTTACGACCGCAACGGGCGTACAGGCCGGATCGTTCAACTCCCGAGAGTATGCGTTTACCGGCTCGTTTGTGCAACGGTTGTCGCAGAACTTTTCGCTCGGTGTAAACCTCAAGTACCTGAACTCCAATCTGGCATCAGGTTCATCATCGCCCGGTTTGCAGCCCGGTTCGACCGCTGCTGCCGACATTAGCGCGTTCTACCAGAACGAAGTGCGTGATCGCTCAACCGGTCGTGGTTTGGGCTGGGCTTTTGGTGGTATGATTTCTAACCTCGGCGGGCGAATCAACTACGGCGGTATCGACCGGTATTTCATCCCAACCAACCTGCGCCTGGGAACCGCGTTGACCTATTACACCGATCAGTACAACAAATTCAACTTTCTGGTTGACGTGAACAAACTGATGGTGCCTACGCCCAATTTGCAGGTTGTAAATGGACAGTTGACTAATGTGAACAACAATAAAAATTACTTCAGTTCGGTTTTCGGTTCGTTTGCCGATGCGCCGGGCGGATTAAGCGAAGAACTAAAAGAGTTTACCATTTCAACCGGTATCGAATACTGGTATAACGAGCAATTTGCCGCTCGTGTCGGGTACTTCCATGAGTCGGCAGATAAAGGAGGGCGCAAATACCTGACAACGGGCGTTGGCTTGCGGCTTCAGCAGAAATTCGGCGTAGATTTCTCATATCTGCTGCCTGTGCGGCAGGGAAATCCGCTCGCGCAGACATTCCGAATTTCGTTGCTGATTAACCTCAATAGTGCGAACCGTATCTTCAGCGAAGACGACGTCAGCGAAGAATAA